In Alphaproteobacteria bacterium, a single genomic region encodes these proteins:
- the plsY gene encoding glycerol-3-phosphate 1-O-acyltransferase PlsY, with translation MPDPALSGFYYLAALMAGYLLGSIPFGLILTRLGGTEDLRQLGSGNIGATNVLRTGRKGLAATTLLLDGLKGATAAWLGLTYGMDMAALAGFGAVLGHLYPVWLKGRGGKGVATGLGVMAGLSPWTALGAAALWLAMTLVFRFSSLAALTAFAALPILAWYLADFRVFQLALAVSALVWWRHRANLARLLSGTEPRIGGKPRQER, from the coding sequence ATGCCCGATCCCGCCCTGTCCGGTTTCTATTATCTGGCCGCTCTCATGGCCGGCTACCTCCTCGGCTCGATTCCGTTCGGCCTGATCCTGACACGGCTCGGCGGCACGGAAGATCTGCGCCAATTGGGATCGGGCAATATCGGCGCGACCAATGTGCTGCGCACGGGCCGCAAGGGGCTGGCGGCGACCACGCTTCTGCTCGACGGCCTGAAAGGTGCCACCGCCGCCTGGCTCGGCCTGACCTACGGCATGGACATGGCCGCGCTGGCCGGGTTTGGCGCCGTTTTGGGCCATCTCTACCCTGTCTGGCTGAAGGGACGCGGGGGCAAGGGGGTAGCCACCGGGCTGGGGGTCATGGCCGGCCTGTCACCCTGGACGGCGCTGGGCGCTGCCGCTCTCTGGCTCGCCATGACGCTTGTTTTCCGATTCTCCTCGCTGGCCGCCCTCACCGCCTTCGCCGCACTGCCGATCCTCGCCTGGTATCTCGCTGATTTTCGCGTCTTTCAACTCGCTCTTGCGGTCTCCGCGCTGGTCTGGTGGCGCCACCGGGCCAATCTGGCTCGGCTGCTCTCGGGCACGGAGCCGCGTATCGGCGGCAAGCCCCGGCAGGAACGCTGA
- the rnr gene encoding ribonuclease R produces the protein MVKKKKSSGTLPSRDEILAFVKSSPTPVGKREIARAFNIKGSDRIPLKHLLKELREEGLIDSGRKRKVRPKGTLPDVGVIHITGIDEDGELIGAPAVWHEETPPPPIFVAPDRKGRPTLAEGDRILARLTRQADGSYEASPIRLIGPAPKQIVGVLSLDPAGARLQSTDRRHKQDFIVDSQDTLNAASGDLVLAEMSPGRYRGQPRARVTEVVGPMGDPRTVSLIAIKTHDIPEEFSNAALEEARAAQPVHEPGRRTDLRDIPLVTIDGADARDFDDAVWAEPDPDPDNAGGFHLIVAIADVANYVRAGSALDKAAFARGNSVYFPDRVVPMLPFELSADLCSLKPGESRACLAAHLWISETGQLRRHKFERGLMRSAARLTYEQVQAAQDGQPDDLTGPLEAEILTPLYSAYRALARARAKRGTLDLDLPERTVRLGEDGRIERIEIRARLDSHRLIEEFMIAANIAAAETLEGRHWPCMYRVHAPPDPVKVESLTEVLDGMGYHLDPNRLTRPRAFAEVLDKVSGDPNETLINELILRTQSQAVYTPENQGHFGLALARYCHFTSPIRRYADLLVHRALISALRLGEDGIDPADGGKFEDWGEQISGTERRAQAAERDAMDRYLAAFLSGRVGDVFDSRITGVTRFGLFVRLVKEGAEGLVPVRALGDEYFFHDEKRHALIGQQTDTVYVLGDQVKVRLREADGVTGGLILDLLTEARARPRSIPAPDSPRSGGRLTSHRRPPHRGRSKSGPSGKQPGPRGKPGKRRPRR, from the coding sequence GTGGTGAAAAAGAAAAAGTCATCCGGCACACTTCCTTCCCGGGACGAGATCCTGGCGTTTGTAAAGTCGAGCCCCACGCCAGTCGGCAAACGTGAAATCGCGCGCGCTTTCAATATCAAGGGATCTGACCGGATTCCGCTCAAGCACCTCCTCAAGGAACTGCGCGAGGAAGGACTGATCGATTCCGGCCGGAAGCGAAAAGTCCGACCCAAGGGCACGCTTCCCGATGTGGGCGTGATACATATCACCGGCATTGATGAAGATGGCGAATTGATCGGCGCGCCGGCCGTCTGGCACGAAGAGACGCCGCCACCGCCGATCTTCGTCGCGCCCGACCGCAAAGGCCGGCCGACCCTGGCCGAGGGCGACCGCATACTGGCGCGGCTGACCCGACAGGCGGACGGCAGCTACGAAGCCAGCCCGATCCGGCTTATCGGTCCAGCGCCGAAACAAATCGTGGGCGTTCTCAGTCTCGATCCGGCGGGCGCCCGCCTCCAGTCGACCGACCGGCGCCACAAACAGGATTTCATCGTCGACAGCCAGGATACGTTGAATGCAGCCAGCGGCGACCTTGTCCTAGCGGAGATGAGCCCCGGGCGCTATCGCGGCCAGCCCCGGGCGCGCGTGACCGAGGTCGTGGGCCCGATGGGAGACCCGAGGACGGTCAGCCTCATCGCAATCAAGACCCACGATATTCCCGAGGAGTTTTCCAACGCCGCCCTCGAGGAGGCGCGCGCGGCGCAGCCGGTCCACGAGCCGGGCCGGCGCACCGATCTCCGCGACATCCCCCTGGTCACCATCGACGGCGCGGACGCCCGCGATTTCGACGACGCCGTCTGGGCTGAGCCCGATCCCGATCCCGATAATGCGGGCGGCTTCCATCTCATCGTCGCCATCGCCGACGTCGCCAACTATGTGCGCGCCGGCAGCGCCCTCGACAAGGCCGCCTTCGCGCGTGGCAATTCCGTCTATTTTCCGGACCGGGTCGTCCCGATGCTGCCCTTCGAGTTATCGGCCGATCTATGTTCGCTGAAACCGGGGGAATCTCGGGCCTGTCTCGCGGCCCATCTCTGGATCTCCGAGACCGGGCAGTTACGCCGGCACAAATTCGAACGCGGCCTCATGCGCTCGGCCGCACGACTGACCTATGAACAGGTCCAGGCGGCTCAGGACGGGCAGCCCGACGATCTGACCGGGCCCCTCGAGGCCGAGATCCTGACCCCTCTTTACAGCGCTTACCGGGCCCTGGCACGCGCCCGCGCCAAGCGCGGCACCCTCGATCTCGACCTGCCCGAGCGCACGGTTCGCCTCGGCGAGGACGGACGCATCGAGCGCATCGAAATCCGTGCACGACTCGACAGCCACCGGCTGATCGAGGAATTCATGATCGCGGCCAATATCGCTGCCGCCGAAACACTCGAAGGGCGACATTGGCCCTGCATGTACCGCGTGCATGCACCGCCCGATCCGGTCAAGGTGGAATCCCTGACCGAAGTGCTCGACGGGATGGGCTATCATCTGGACCCGAACCGGCTGACACGACCGCGCGCGTTTGCTGAGGTGCTTGACAAGGTATCGGGCGATCCGAACGAAACCCTGATCAACGAACTTATTCTGCGAACCCAGTCCCAGGCGGTCTACACACCCGAAAACCAGGGCCATTTCGGTCTCGCCCTTGCCAGGTACTGTCACTTCACCTCACCGATCCGGCGCTACGCCGATCTCTTGGTGCATCGCGCCCTGATTTCTGCGCTCCGGCTGGGCGAGGACGGGATTGACCCCGCCGATGGCGGCAAGTTCGAGGACTGGGGCGAGCAGATCTCGGGAACCGAACGGCGCGCCCAGGCGGCGGAACGCGACGCCATGGACCGCTACCTCGCCGCCTTCCTGTCAGGCCGCGTTGGCGATGTGTTTGACAGCCGGATCACCGGGGTCACCCGGTTTGGCCTTTTTGTCCGGCTGGTAAAGGAGGGCGCGGAAGGACTCGTCCCCGTGCGGGCATTGGGGGACGAATATTTCTTCCATGACGAGAAGCGGCATGCGCTTATCGGGCAGCAAACGGATACGGTCTATGTTTTGGGCGACCAGGTGAAAGTCCGGCTGCGCGAAGCCGATGGCGTGACGGGTGGCCTGATCCTGGATCTCCTGACCGAAGCGCGGGCACGGCCCCGGTCGATCCCCGCGCCGGATTCCCCAAGATCCGGCGGCCGTCTCACCTCGCACCGGAGACCGCCGCACAGGGGGCGCAGCAAATCCGGCCCCTCCGGCAAACAACCCGGGCCACGAGGCAAGCCCGGAAAACGGCGCCCCCGGCGCTGA
- the topA gene encoding type I DNA topoisomerase, translating into MKVVVVESPAKAKTINKYLGDDYKVLASYGHVRDLPPKEGSVDPEHDFVMKWQLSGKSAERVHNIAKALKGADQLLLATDPDREGEAISWHVRELLEREGALKDVDVKRVVFNEITKNAILDAVEHPRDLNRELIDAYLARRALDYLVGFTLSPVLWRKLPGSKSAGRVQSVALRLICEREAEIESFVAREYWSIEAVFRTPDGKNVVARLTHLDGKKLGKFDLSNEDEATAAARIAENASFRVATVEKKQTTRNPYPPFTTSTLQQEASRKLGLGAARTMRLAQDLYEGARLGGETVGLITYMRTDSVTMAQEAVHGARRVIAREYGDRYVPDSPRLYKSKAKNAQEAHEAIRPTDLGRSPARVAGHLDRDHLRLYELIWKRALASQMASAKIDQVSADIGADDGRAVFRATGSTIAFDGFLTLYQEGRDDPDDENGDSRALPPLSEGSALAREAVKPEQHFTQPPPRYTEASLVKRLEELGIGRPSTYAAILQVLQQRKYVELDAKRLVPQDRGRLVTSFLTSFFERYVEYDFTADLENQLDDISAGKVDWKTVLQDFWIAFKKAVDATSELRVRDVLDELDRELGPHFFRETKSGVDPRKCPACGEGRLSLKLGRYGAFIGCSRYPDCGYTSPLSVDGRDDGAVVGPEGLKLLGADPETGLDVSLRRGPYGYYIQLGEASKEKGKAKEKPKRASIPKNFDPAEIDLKTAHGLLNLPREVGRHPESGKTITAGIGRFGPYLNHDGNYVSLKNDDDVLSIGLNRAVTLIAEAPQKRGGGPGREIGPHPEDSRPIMLKKGRFGPYLSHGSTRASLPSGEDEDKLGLERAVELLAERSAKSGKKTTGRKTAKKAAKKTGPKKKTAKKSARKKTAPKKQTDNKAETGESDSAKSSSADDS; encoded by the coding sequence ATGAAGGTCGTTGTCGTCGAATCCCCGGCCAAAGCCAAAACCATCAACAAGTATCTTGGTGACGACTATAAGGTCCTCGCCAGCTACGGCCATGTGCGCGACCTGCCTCCCAAGGAAGGCTCCGTCGACCCCGAGCATGATTTTGTCATGAAATGGCAGTTGTCGGGCAAATCGGCCGAACGGGTCCACAATATCGCCAAGGCGCTCAAGGGCGCCGATCAACTCCTCCTGGCGACAGATCCCGACCGCGAGGGCGAGGCGATCTCCTGGCATGTGCGCGAACTCCTGGAGCGTGAAGGCGCGCTCAAGGACGTGGACGTCAAGCGCGTCGTCTTCAACGAAATTACCAAGAACGCCATTCTCGATGCGGTCGAACACCCACGCGATCTGAATCGCGAACTGATCGACGCCTACCTCGCGCGCCGCGCGCTCGACTACCTCGTCGGATTCACCCTCTCCCCCGTACTCTGGCGCAAGCTGCCGGGATCGAAATCCGCCGGTCGTGTGCAGTCGGTCGCACTCCGCCTGATCTGCGAACGGGAAGCGGAAATCGAATCATTCGTCGCCCGCGAATACTGGTCGATCGAGGCGGTTTTCCGAACACCGGACGGCAAGAACGTCGTGGCGCGCCTGACCCATCTTGATGGCAAGAAACTCGGCAAGTTTGACTTGTCCAATGAAGACGAGGCTACTGCGGCCGCGCGCATTGCGGAAAACGCCAGCTTCCGCGTCGCCACCGTCGAGAAGAAACAGACGACGCGAAATCCCTATCCCCCCTTCACCACGTCGACCCTGCAACAGGAGGCCTCCCGCAAGCTGGGGCTGGGGGCGGCGCGCACCATGCGACTGGCGCAGGACCTCTACGAAGGCGCCCGTCTTGGTGGCGAGACTGTGGGGCTCATCACCTATATGCGGACCGACAGCGTCACCATGGCTCAGGAAGCCGTGCACGGCGCTCGTCGCGTGATCGCAAGAGAATACGGCGACCGCTACGTGCCGGACAGTCCGCGCCTGTACAAGAGCAAGGCCAAGAATGCCCAGGAAGCCCATGAGGCGATCCGGCCGACGGACCTCGGCCGCAGCCCGGCGCGAGTGGCCGGCCACCTGGACCGGGACCACTTGCGGCTCTATGAGCTGATCTGGAAGCGGGCCCTTGCCAGCCAGATGGCGAGCGCGAAGATCGACCAGGTCTCGGCCGACATCGGGGCCGACGACGGCCGCGCCGTTTTCCGGGCAACAGGGTCTACCATCGCCTTCGACGGTTTCCTGACCCTTTATCAGGAAGGCCGTGATGACCCGGATGACGAGAACGGCGATTCGCGCGCGTTACCTCCGCTCAGCGAAGGCTCGGCACTGGCCCGCGAAGCCGTCAAGCCCGAGCAGCACTTCACCCAGCCACCCCCGCGCTATACCGAAGCGAGCCTCGTCAAGCGACTTGAGGAACTGGGGATCGGCCGGCCATCGACCTATGCGGCGATACTTCAGGTATTGCAGCAACGCAAATATGTCGAACTCGATGCCAAGCGCCTGGTCCCGCAGGACCGCGGCCGCCTTGTCACATCGTTCCTGACGAGCTTTTTCGAGCGCTACGTCGAATACGACTTCACGGCCGATCTTGAGAACCAGCTCGATGACATCTCGGCCGGCAAGGTCGACTGGAAAACCGTTCTCCAGGATTTCTGGATCGCCTTTAAAAAAGCGGTCGACGCGACGTCGGAGCTTCGGGTGCGCGATGTCCTTGATGAACTGGATCGCGAGCTCGGACCGCATTTTTTCCGCGAAACCAAGTCTGGCGTCGATCCGCGCAAGTGCCCGGCCTGCGGCGAAGGGCGCCTGAGTCTCAAGCTTGGCAGGTATGGGGCATTCATCGGCTGCTCGCGCTACCCCGATTGCGGCTACACCTCGCCCCTGTCGGTGGACGGCCGGGACGATGGCGCCGTGGTGGGGCCGGAAGGGCTCAAACTGCTGGGCGCAGACCCGGAGACCGGACTCGACGTGTCGCTGCGCCGCGGGCCCTATGGCTATTACATTCAGCTTGGCGAGGCCAGCAAGGAGAAGGGCAAGGCCAAGGAGAAGCCGAAGCGTGCCTCCATTCCAAAAAATTTCGATCCGGCCGAAATCGATCTGAAAACCGCGCACGGCCTCCTCAACCTTCCGCGCGAGGTGGGGCGGCACCCCGAAAGCGGCAAGACAATCACGGCCGGAATAGGTCGCTTCGGCCCGTATTTGAACCATGACGGAAACTATGTTTCGCTGAAGAACGACGACGATGTGCTCTCCATCGGGCTCAACCGGGCGGTGACGCTGATCGCCGAGGCCCCGCAGAAGCGAGGTGGAGGCCCCGGGCGCGAGATCGGCCCGCACCCCGAGGACTCCAGGCCGATCATGCTGAAAAAGGGGCGCTTTGGTCCCTATCTCAGCCATGGAAGCACACGCGCGAGCCTGCCGTCGGGAGAGGACGAGGACAAACTCGGCCTCGAGCGCGCGGTCGAACTTCTGGCGGAACGGTCGGCCAAATCGGGGAAAAAAACGACGGGCCGAAAGACTGCCAAAAAGGCTGCCAAAAAGACGGGGCCAAAGAAAAAAACCGCCAAGAAATCAGCCCGCAAGAAGACGGCGCCCAAAAAGCAGACCGACAATAAGGCGGAAACGGGAGAGAGCGACTCCGCCAAATCAAGCTCTGCCGATGATTCGTAG
- a CDS encoding aspartate carbamoyltransferase catalytic subunit, producing the protein MSASEPDARFSHRHLLGIEDLTPEEIGFLLDLSDSFVDLNREADKKRTTLHGRTLINLFFETSTRTRTSFELAGKRLGADVINMAIASSAIKKGETLIDTAMTLNAMHVDVLAVRHPDSGAVKLLSEKVNCSVINAGDGSHEHPTQALLDAVTIRRRKGRIEGLKVAICGDILHSRVARSNIFLLNTMGAQVRVVGPPTLLPSGIERLGVQVFTHMEDGLHDCDIVMMLRLQTERMQGIYAPSTREYFRFYGLDAAKLDVAKPDALVMHPGPMNRGVEIDSELADDINRSVIREQVEMGVAVRMACLEVLARNNRAALERAQAS; encoded by the coding sequence ATGAGCGCAAGCGAGCCAGACGCGCGGTTTTCACACCGCCACCTCCTCGGCATCGAGGACCTGACGCCTGAGGAGATCGGGTTTCTCCTCGATCTCTCCGACTCTTTCGTTGACCTGAACCGCGAAGCGGACAAGAAGCGAACCACGCTTCACGGCCGCACGCTCATCAACCTGTTTTTCGAGACATCAACGCGCACGCGCACCTCTTTCGAGTTGGCCGGCAAGCGACTTGGGGCCGATGTCATCAATATGGCCATCGCCTCGAGCGCGATCAAGAAGGGCGAGACGCTGATCGATACGGCGATGACGCTGAACGCCATGCATGTGGACGTGCTGGCCGTGCGTCATCCCGATAGCGGCGCCGTCAAGCTGCTCTCGGAGAAAGTGAACTGCTCCGTCATCAACGCAGGCGATGGCAGTCACGAGCACCCGACCCAGGCCCTTCTGGATGCGGTCACCATTCGGCGCCGGAAAGGGCGCATCGAGGGGCTGAAAGTGGCGATCTGCGGCGACATCCTCCACAGCCGTGTGGCCCGGTCAAATATCTTTCTGCTGAATACTATGGGTGCCCAGGTCCGCGTGGTGGGACCGCCGACGCTTCTCCCATCGGGGATCGAGCGTCTCGGCGTGCAGGTCTTCACACACATGGAAGACGGGCTTCACGATTGCGACATCGTGATGATGCTGCGCCTGCAGACGGAGCGCATGCAGGGCATTTATGCCCCCTCCACTCGCGAATATTTCCGCTTCTACGGCCTCGATGCGGCGAAACTTGATGTCGCCAAGCCGGATGCGCTGGTCATGCACCCGGGGCCAATGAACCGGGGAGTCGAGATCGACAGCGAACTGGCCGACGACATCAACCGCAGCGTGATCCGCGAACAGGTGGAAATGGGTGTCGCGGTGCGCATGGCCTGCCTGGAGGTCCTGGCCCGAAACAACCGGGCGGCGCTGGAAAGGGCGCAGGCATCATGA
- the dprA gene encoding DNA-processing protein DprA: MAGPGAGSPEGRPLSAAARLDWLRLIRSENIGPVTFFRLLEHFGTVEAALRGAPEMARRGGRQRPIRIQPHAEAAAEFEKLEKFGGRLLAACEPDYPAPLRAIHDPPPVLTVMGHAGLLTREIVAIVGARNASANGRRFARNLAAELGQAGVVVASGLARGIDAEAHAGALESGTVAVVAGGIDVPYPTENRSLYEKIAALGAIVAEQPLGTVPQARHFPRRNRIISGLSQGVVVVEATRRSGSLITARQALDQGRDVFAVPGTPLDPRAQGPNDLIKNGAILIEGAKDILDELRSRRPQRITEPKGLDFSEKPAASLPESEVEAARPEILSRLGPSPVDVDELLRQCQVSPAILATVLLELELAGRLERSAGGRVALVAGL, from the coding sequence ATGGCGGGGCCGGGTGCCGGTTCGCCCGAAGGCCGCCCCCTTTCGGCGGCGGCGCGCCTCGACTGGCTGCGTTTGATCCGGAGCGAGAATATCGGCCCCGTTACCTTCTTCCGCCTTCTTGAGCATTTCGGCACGGTCGAGGCCGCGCTGCGCGGCGCACCCGAGATGGCGCGTCGAGGCGGCCGGCAACGGCCCATCCGTATTCAGCCGCACGCCGAGGCAGCGGCCGAGTTTGAAAAGCTCGAAAAATTCGGCGGCCGCCTTCTGGCCGCATGCGAGCCCGACTACCCCGCCCCTCTCAGGGCGATCCATGACCCGCCGCCGGTGCTGACGGTTATGGGGCATGCCGGCCTGCTCACTCGCGAGATAGTCGCAATCGTGGGGGCGCGCAATGCGTCAGCCAACGGGCGGCGCTTTGCCCGCAACCTGGCGGCGGAGCTTGGTCAGGCCGGCGTCGTCGTGGCCTCGGGCCTGGCCCGGGGCATCGATGCCGAAGCCCATGCGGGCGCGCTCGAATCCGGCACGGTCGCGGTGGTCGCGGGCGGTATCGATGTGCCCTATCCGACGGAAAACAGGAGCCTATACGAGAAGATCGCGGCGCTGGGCGCAATCGTGGCGGAGCAGCCCCTCGGCACAGTCCCGCAGGCGCGGCATTTCCCCCGGCGCAATCGCATTATTTCCGGCCTGTCGCAAGGCGTCGTCGTGGTCGAGGCAACACGCCGTTCGGGCTCTCTCATCACGGCCCGCCAGGCGCTGGATCAGGGACGCGATGTCTTTGCCGTGCCGGGCACGCCGCTCGATCCGCGCGCCCAGGGCCCGAACGATCTGATCAAGAACGGTGCAATCCTGATCGAGGGGGCAAAAGATATTCTGGATGAACTCCGCAGCCGCCGGCCGCAGCGGATCACCGAGCCCAAAGGCCTTGATTTCTCGGAAAAACCGGCCGCATCCCTCCCCGAAAGCGAGGTCGAGGCGGCTCGTCCCGAAATCCTCAGCCGGCTCGGGCCGAGCCCTGTCGACGTTGACGAATTGCTTCGGCAATGCCAAGTGTCTCCGGCCATTTTGGCGACCGTGCTGCTCGAACTGGAGTTGGCCGGCCGTCTCGAACGCAGCGCCGGCGGGCGGGTCGCGCTTGTCGCCGGGCTTTGA
- the ruvX gene encoding Holliday junction resolvase RuvX, which yields MGICKPTDLRLHLAPGQRLMGLDVGEKTIGLAFSDPDLTVASPRLTLRRRKFTEDAAQISEFVRAENVGALVIGLPVNMDGSEGPRCQSTRDFASNLLEKIDIPVAFWDERLSTRAVEREMIRADRSRRKRARTIDSQAAAYILQGVLDRLRHG from the coding sequence ATGGGTATCTGCAAGCCTACGGACCTGCGCCTCCATCTCGCCCCGGGCCAGCGCCTGATGGGGCTGGACGTGGGGGAAAAAACGATAGGGCTGGCATTTTCTGACCCGGACCTTACCGTGGCCAGCCCGCGTCTGACCTTGCGCCGGCGCAAATTTACCGAGGACGCAGCTCAAATCAGCGAGTTCGTCCGGGCGGAAAACGTGGGGGCGCTCGTAATCGGCCTCCCGGTCAACATGGACGGCAGTGAAGGGCCGCGCTGCCAGTCGACCCGTGACTTTGCGTCCAACCTGCTGGAAAAGATCGATATTCCCGTTGCCTTCTGGGACGAACGGCTCTCGACCCGGGCGGTCGAACGCGAGATGATCCGCGCTGACCGCTCGCGGCGCAAGCGGGCCCGGACGATCGACAGCCAGGCCGCCGCCTATATCCTGCAGGGCGTGCTGGACCGTCTCAGACACGGCTGA
- the gatC gene encoding Asp-tRNA(Asn)/Glu-tRNA(Gln) amidotransferase subunit GatC: protein MALDKATVARVAHLARIRVDDSELDQLSDELSKILGWVEKLSAVDTENVSPMTSVVEMSLPCRQDVVSEEGDAAAVTGNAPRSDHGFFTVPKVVE, encoded by the coding sequence ATGGCTTTGGATAAGGCTACCGTAGCGCGGGTGGCTCACCTGGCACGGATCAGGGTGGACGATTCCGAGCTCGACCAGCTTTCGGACGAGTTGTCCAAGATTCTCGGCTGGGTCGAAAAACTTTCCGCCGTCGATACGGAAAACGTGTCTCCCATGACCAGCGTGGTCGAGATGTCGCTGCCCTGTCGCCAGGACGTGGTCAGTGAAGAGGGGGACGCTGCGGCGGTCACGGGGAACGCACCCCGCTCCGATCATGGATTCTTCACCGTGCCCAAGGTGGTGGAGTAG
- the pyrC gene encoding dihydroorotase, with product MTAGETFSGPEMTAYVNARLLDPATGRDETGILLTKGREIADIGPSVAVPEGARRIDCLGACLAPGLIDMRVQVGEPGSEHKGTFQTEGLAAAAGGVTTIVCLPNTDPPIDDVAMVEFVARRGAESGVVNVRSYAHLTRAGAGAELTEIGLLAEVGALALTDGTRCVADAAVMRRALAYATGFDVLVMQHAEEPSLTNGGDMNAGEIATRLGLRGMPPAAEAMMIERDLHLVRMTGARYHVGHVSTALAVGVIRAAKAEGLQVTCDTAPPYLALNELAVSDYRTFAKLSPPLRSEADRRAIVEGVVDGTIDAIASDHTPQDEDDKRLPFSQAEFGAVGLETLLAVSLGLVHDGDLDLNTLFARLSLAPARILRLPGGTLQPGAPADLCLFDPDRAWRVKADRLMAKSKNTPFDKKPLQGRVLRTVVGGKTVFEIGA from the coding sequence ATGACCGCGGGAGAGACCTTCTCCGGGCCGGAAATGACGGCCTATGTAAACGCGCGATTGCTTGATCCGGCGACGGGGCGCGATGAAACCGGCATTCTCCTGACGAAGGGCCGGGAAATTGCGGATATAGGACCATCCGTCGCGGTGCCTGAAGGTGCCCGGCGGATCGATTGTCTGGGCGCCTGCCTGGCGCCCGGGCTGATCGACATGCGCGTCCAGGTGGGCGAACCCGGCAGCGAGCACAAGGGCACATTCCAGACAGAAGGCCTGGCTGCCGCAGCGGGCGGGGTGACCACCATCGTCTGCCTGCCCAATACCGATCCACCCATAGACGATGTCGCGATGGTCGAGTTCGTCGCCCGACGGGGAGCAGAGTCCGGCGTCGTAAATGTCAGGAGTTACGCACACCTGACCCGCGCCGGCGCCGGCGCGGAGCTGACGGAAATCGGCCTGCTGGCCGAGGTCGGCGCACTCGCGCTTACCGACGGCACGCGCTGCGTCGCCGACGCGGCCGTGATGCGCCGTGCCCTCGCTTATGCCACCGGCTTCGACGTGCTGGTGATGCAGCATGCCGAAGAGCCGTCACTCACAAATGGCGGCGACATGAACGCGGGCGAGATCGCCACACGGTTGGGCTTGCGCGGCATGCCGCCCGCGGCAGAAGCCATGATGATCGAGCGCGACCTTCACCTCGTCCGGATGACCGGCGCCCGGTATCATGTGGGCCACGTTTCCACCGCCCTGGCGGTCGGCGTCATTCGCGCGGCCAAGGCCGAGGGGCTGCAGGTGACCTGCGACACGGCTCCGCCTTATCTCGCTCTCAACGAGCTCGCCGTCAGTGATTACCGGACCTTCGCGAAGCTTTCGCCGCCGCTGCGTAGCGAGGCGGACCGGCGCGCCATCGTGGAGGGCGTCGTGGACGGCACCATCGATGCGATCGCGAGCGACCACACGCCTCAGGATGAGGATGACAAGCGCCTCCCGTTCAGCCAGGCGGAGTTCGGCGCGGTTGGTCTCGAAACCCTGCTGGCGGTCTCGCTCGGCCTGGTCCATGACGGCGACCTCGACCTCAACACCCTTTTCGCGCGCCTCTCGCTTGCCCCGGCCCGGATTCTCAGGCTGCCGGGTGGCACCCTGCAACCGGGTGCCCCGGCGGATCTTTGCCTGTTCGATCCCGACCGCGCCTGGCGGGTGAAGGCCGATCGCCTGATGGCCAAATCGAAGAACACACCTTTCGACAAAAAGCCGCTTCAGGGCCGGGTCCTGCGCACAGTCGTCGGCGGTAAAACTGTTTTTGAGATCGGGGCCTGA